A region of Bombus huntii isolate Logan2020A chromosome 15, iyBomHunt1.1, whole genome shotgun sequence DNA encodes the following proteins:
- the LOC126874105 gene encoding threonine--tRNA ligase 1, cytoplasmic isoform X1 — protein sequence MLATLRICSYRNTYNVSKRTHAWKMKPKKKAAAIEERNVSELNPWPSYIQDRIALWDKLKAEYETSLALKTVTDIKVTLPDGKEVIAQSWRTTPYEIAKNISQGLADSTVIAKVNNELWDLDRPLESDCKLELLKFDHPDGQQVFWHSSAHILGEAMERVYGGCLCYGPPIENGFYYDMYVGETGISNLDFPFLETLYKKIAKDKQPFERLEMTKEDLLEMFKYNEFKVRIINEKIHTPTTTVYRCGPLIDLCRGPHVRHTGKVKAIKITKGSSTYWEGNVNAESLQRIYGISFPDTKQLKEWEKFQEEAAKRDHRKIGKEQELFFFHELSPGSCFFQPRGAYIYNTLVEFIRSEYRKRGFQEVVTPNIYNSKLWQTSGHWQHYAENMFSFDVEKETFALKPMNCPGHCMIFDVRIRSWRELPLRMADFGVLHRNELSGALTGLTRVRRFQQDDAHIFCSVDQIKDEMIGALDFLRHVYSVFGFTFNLCLSTRPEKYMGDIEMWDQAEKALAESLDAFGEPWKLNPEDGAFYGPKIDITIMDALKRHHQCATIQLDFQLPIRFNLSYINESGERTRPVIIHRAILGSVERMIAILTESYAGKWPFWLSPRQVMVIPVSSQFDEYAEQVKDKLWNSGIMVEIDTDSSDTLNKKIRNAQLAQFNFILVVGEKELNAGTVNVRTRDNVVHGEILVDDLIAKFKVFKEKKDRNCEEKF from the exons ATGTTGGCGACTTTGCGTATTTGCAGTTATAGAAACACTTACAATGTTTCCAAGCGGACACATGCTTGG aaaatgaaaCCAAAGAAAAAAGCTGCTGCCATCGAAGAAAGGAATGTTTCTGAGTTAAATCCTTGGCCAAGTTATATTCAG gATCGTATTGCATTATGGGATAAGCTTAAAGCAGAGTATGAAACATCATTAGCTTTGAAAACGGTTACTGACATAAAAGTAACACTACCTGATGGAAAGGAAGTTATAGCTCAATCTTGGCGTACAACGCCATACGAGATTGCCAAAAACATTAGTCAAGGTTTAGCGGACAGTACTGTTATTGCAAAAGTTAATAATGAACTGTGGGACCTTGACAGACCCTTGGAATCTGATTGCAAACTTGAACTCCTTAAATTTGATCATCCAGATGGCCAACAAGTGTTTTGGCACTCTAGTGCACACATTTTAGGAGAAGCTATGGAGAGAGTATATGGTGGTTGTTTATGTTATGGTCCACCAATAGAAAATGGATTTTATTATGATATGTACGTAGGTGAAACAGGAATTTCCAATTTAGACTTCCCATTCTTAGAGACTCTTTACAAAAAGATAGCTAAAGATAAACAACCATTCGAGAGATTAGAAATGACTAAGGAAGACCTCTTGGAGATGTTTAAATACAACGAATTTAAAGTTCGgattattaatgaaaaaatacatacTCCAACTACCACAGTATATAGATGTGGTCCATTAATTGATTTATGCAGAGGACCACATGTTAGACATACTGGAAAAGTTAAGGCCATTAAAATCACAAAAGGTTCATCTACTTATTGGGAAGGAAATGTCAATGCAGAATCTTTACAGAGAATTTATGGCATCAGTTTTCCAGATACCAAACAATTGAAAGAATGGGAAAAGTTTCAGGAAGAAGCAGCAAAACGAGATCACAGGAAAATAGGAAAGGAACAAGAGTTATTCTTTTTCCATGAACTTTCTCCAGGATCATGTTTCTTTCAACCACGCGGAGcctatatttataatactttagTTGAATTTATTCGTTCTGAATATAGAAAACGGGGTTTCCAAGAAGTAGTTACAcctaatatttataacagtaAATTATGGCAAACGTCTGGTCACTGGCAGCATTACGCGGAAAATATGTTTTCCTTTGATGTTGAAAAGGAAACTTTTGCACTTAAACCAATGAATTGTCCTGGTCATTGTATGATCTTCGACGTTCGTATCAGGTCCTGGCGCGAATTGCCATTAAGGATGGCAGATTTCGGAGTATTGCACAGAAATGAGTTATCTGGTGCATTAACTGGACTAACTAGAGTCAGGCGCTTTCAACAAGATGACGCGCATATATTCTGTTCGGTTGATCAAATTAAAGATGAAATGATTGGCGCGCTTGACTTTTTGAGACACGTGTATTCCGTGTTCGGTTTCACATTTAATTTATGTTTATCCACGAGACCCGAAAAGTACATGGGAGATATAGAAATGTGGGATCAAGCTGAAAAAGCATTAGCAGAGAGTTTAGATGCATTTGGAGAACCATGGAAACTTAATCCAGAGGATGGTGCATTTTATGGTCCAAAAATTGACATAACCATTATGGATGCACTTAAGAGACATCATCAGTGTGCTACTATTCAACTAGACTTCCAACTACCAATTAGATTTAATTTGTCTTATATTAA cgaaTCTGGGGAAAGAACTAGGCCAGTAATTATTCACAGAGCCATTTTGGGTTCTGTAGAAAGAATGATTGCAATTCTAACAGAATCATACGCTGGAAAATGGCCGTTTTGGTTGTCCCCGCGACAAGTAATGGTTATTCCAGTAAGCTCTCAATTTGATGAGTATGCGGAGCAAGTAAAAGATAAACTTTGGAATAGTGGAATTATGGTAGAGATTGATACAGATTCAAGTGATACTCTGAacaaaaaaattcgaaatgcTCAACTCGCACAGTTTAACTTTATTCTCG ttgttGGAGAAAAAGAACTTAATGCTGGCACGGTAAATGTACGAACTAGGGACAATGTGGTGCATGGGGAAATTCTTGTAGATGACCTAATTGCAAAATTCAAAGTattcaaagagaaaaaggatAGAAACTGCGAAGAGAAGTTTTAA
- the LOC126874105 gene encoding threonine--tRNA ligase 1, cytoplasmic isoform X2 yields the protein MVDNLCEDVVNNMENLNMKEDKKMKPKKKAAAIEERNVSELNPWPSYIQDRIALWDKLKAEYETSLALKTVTDIKVTLPDGKEVIAQSWRTTPYEIAKNISQGLADSTVIAKVNNELWDLDRPLESDCKLELLKFDHPDGQQVFWHSSAHILGEAMERVYGGCLCYGPPIENGFYYDMYVGETGISNLDFPFLETLYKKIAKDKQPFERLEMTKEDLLEMFKYNEFKVRIINEKIHTPTTTVYRCGPLIDLCRGPHVRHTGKVKAIKITKGSSTYWEGNVNAESLQRIYGISFPDTKQLKEWEKFQEEAAKRDHRKIGKEQELFFFHELSPGSCFFQPRGAYIYNTLVEFIRSEYRKRGFQEVVTPNIYNSKLWQTSGHWQHYAENMFSFDVEKETFALKPMNCPGHCMIFDVRIRSWRELPLRMADFGVLHRNELSGALTGLTRVRRFQQDDAHIFCSVDQIKDEMIGALDFLRHVYSVFGFTFNLCLSTRPEKYMGDIEMWDQAEKALAESLDAFGEPWKLNPEDGAFYGPKIDITIMDALKRHHQCATIQLDFQLPIRFNLSYINESGERTRPVIIHRAILGSVERMIAILTESYAGKWPFWLSPRQVMVIPVSSQFDEYAEQVKDKLWNSGIMVEIDTDSSDTLNKKIRNAQLAQFNFILVVGEKELNAGTVNVRTRDNVVHGEILVDDLIAKFKVFKEKKDRNCEEKF from the exons ATGGTCGACAACCTGTGTGAAGACGTGGTGAATAATATGGAAAACCTGAATATGAAGGAAGACAAG aaaatgaaaCCAAAGAAAAAAGCTGCTGCCATCGAAGAAAGGAATGTTTCTGAGTTAAATCCTTGGCCAAGTTATATTCAG gATCGTATTGCATTATGGGATAAGCTTAAAGCAGAGTATGAAACATCATTAGCTTTGAAAACGGTTACTGACATAAAAGTAACACTACCTGATGGAAAGGAAGTTATAGCTCAATCTTGGCGTACAACGCCATACGAGATTGCCAAAAACATTAGTCAAGGTTTAGCGGACAGTACTGTTATTGCAAAAGTTAATAATGAACTGTGGGACCTTGACAGACCCTTGGAATCTGATTGCAAACTTGAACTCCTTAAATTTGATCATCCAGATGGCCAACAAGTGTTTTGGCACTCTAGTGCACACATTTTAGGAGAAGCTATGGAGAGAGTATATGGTGGTTGTTTATGTTATGGTCCACCAATAGAAAATGGATTTTATTATGATATGTACGTAGGTGAAACAGGAATTTCCAATTTAGACTTCCCATTCTTAGAGACTCTTTACAAAAAGATAGCTAAAGATAAACAACCATTCGAGAGATTAGAAATGACTAAGGAAGACCTCTTGGAGATGTTTAAATACAACGAATTTAAAGTTCGgattattaatgaaaaaatacatacTCCAACTACCACAGTATATAGATGTGGTCCATTAATTGATTTATGCAGAGGACCACATGTTAGACATACTGGAAAAGTTAAGGCCATTAAAATCACAAAAGGTTCATCTACTTATTGGGAAGGAAATGTCAATGCAGAATCTTTACAGAGAATTTATGGCATCAGTTTTCCAGATACCAAACAATTGAAAGAATGGGAAAAGTTTCAGGAAGAAGCAGCAAAACGAGATCACAGGAAAATAGGAAAGGAACAAGAGTTATTCTTTTTCCATGAACTTTCTCCAGGATCATGTTTCTTTCAACCACGCGGAGcctatatttataatactttagTTGAATTTATTCGTTCTGAATATAGAAAACGGGGTTTCCAAGAAGTAGTTACAcctaatatttataacagtaAATTATGGCAAACGTCTGGTCACTGGCAGCATTACGCGGAAAATATGTTTTCCTTTGATGTTGAAAAGGAAACTTTTGCACTTAAACCAATGAATTGTCCTGGTCATTGTATGATCTTCGACGTTCGTATCAGGTCCTGGCGCGAATTGCCATTAAGGATGGCAGATTTCGGAGTATTGCACAGAAATGAGTTATCTGGTGCATTAACTGGACTAACTAGAGTCAGGCGCTTTCAACAAGATGACGCGCATATATTCTGTTCGGTTGATCAAATTAAAGATGAAATGATTGGCGCGCTTGACTTTTTGAGACACGTGTATTCCGTGTTCGGTTTCACATTTAATTTATGTTTATCCACGAGACCCGAAAAGTACATGGGAGATATAGAAATGTGGGATCAAGCTGAAAAAGCATTAGCAGAGAGTTTAGATGCATTTGGAGAACCATGGAAACTTAATCCAGAGGATGGTGCATTTTATGGTCCAAAAATTGACATAACCATTATGGATGCACTTAAGAGACATCATCAGTGTGCTACTATTCAACTAGACTTCCAACTACCAATTAGATTTAATTTGTCTTATATTAA cgaaTCTGGGGAAAGAACTAGGCCAGTAATTATTCACAGAGCCATTTTGGGTTCTGTAGAAAGAATGATTGCAATTCTAACAGAATCATACGCTGGAAAATGGCCGTTTTGGTTGTCCCCGCGACAAGTAATGGTTATTCCAGTAAGCTCTCAATTTGATGAGTATGCGGAGCAAGTAAAAGATAAACTTTGGAATAGTGGAATTATGGTAGAGATTGATACAGATTCAAGTGATACTCTGAacaaaaaaattcgaaatgcTCAACTCGCACAGTTTAACTTTATTCTCG ttgttGGAGAAAAAGAACTTAATGCTGGCACGGTAAATGTACGAACTAGGGACAATGTGGTGCATGGGGAAATTCTTGTAGATGACCTAATTGCAAAATTCAAAGTattcaaagagaaaaaggatAGAAACTGCGAAGAGAAGTTTTAA